One window of Sphingomonas sp. KC8 genomic DNA carries:
- a CDS encoding EamA family transporter yields the protein MNFALSPARNRAAANLAPYAAMLGAILTLVIGTSLAKQLFPLVGAEATSGYRVGFAAILLLLIWRPWRTRLATRDLLAVAQYGAVMGLMNLSFYMALRTIPLGVAIAIEFLGPLTVALLLSRRLVHFGAVGLAVAGLALLLPIRATGSTLDPTGVAYALMAAICWGLYIVLGKRASHLHSGHAVSLGMATAALIVVPVGIYSAGADFFTLHFMLVGLGAAILSSAIPYSLEMVALKHIPPRNFGVLVSIEPAVGAIAGVLLLGEMLSAVQWLAIMLVVGASVVTVATGTASEAVDDDMLAQP from the coding sequence ATGAATTTCGCATTATCCCCCGCCCGCAACCGCGCCGCCGCCAATCTTGCGCCCTATGCCGCCATGCTTGGCGCGATCCTGACACTCGTCATCGGCACTTCGCTTGCTAAGCAATTGTTTCCGCTTGTCGGGGCAGAGGCGACATCCGGCTATCGGGTGGGGTTTGCCGCAATCCTCCTGTTGCTGATCTGGCGGCCATGGCGGACAAGACTGGCGACACGCGATTTGCTGGCGGTCGCGCAATATGGCGCCGTCATGGGGTTGATGAACCTCAGCTTTTACATGGCATTGCGCACGATACCGCTCGGCGTGGCCATCGCGATCGAATTTCTCGGCCCGCTAACCGTCGCCCTGCTTCTGTCGCGACGCCTGGTCCATTTTGGCGCGGTGGGCCTCGCAGTCGCGGGCCTGGCGCTATTGCTGCCAATCCGCGCCACCGGCAGCACGCTTGATCCGACCGGCGTGGCTTACGCCTTGATGGCAGCAATATGCTGGGGCCTGTATATTGTCCTCGGCAAGCGAGCGAGCCACCTTCACAGCGGCCATGCGGTATCACTGGGCATGGCCACGGCGGCGCTGATCGTTGTGCCCGTCGGCATTTACAGCGCGGGTGCCGACTTCTTCACCCTTCATTTCATGCTGGTGGGTCTTGGCGCCGCCATTTTGTCGAGCGCGATTCCCTACTCACTTGAAATGGTTGCGCTAAAACATATTCCGCCACGGAATTTCGGCGTTCTGGTGAGCATCGAACCAGCTGTGGGCGCAATCGCCGGCGTCCTGCTGCTGGGGGAAATGCTGTCGGCGGTTCAGTGGCTGGCGATCATGCTTGTCGTCGGGGCGTCAGTCGTGACCGTCGCAACCGGAACAGCAAGCGAGGCAGTCGATGATGACATGCTGGCGCAGCCGTAG
- a CDS encoding GlsB/YeaQ/YmgE family stress response membrane protein, whose product MINFIIALIMGGIIGWLASKVMNTDAQQGVFLNVVVGCIGSMLGGWLFSFLTGGTQNLRDAPFNPVTLVVAFGGAIVLLGIVNLIRRGQVR is encoded by the coding sequence ATGATCAACTTCATCATTGCACTAATCATGGGCGGGATCATCGGCTGGCTGGCCAGCAAGGTCATGAACACCGATGCGCAACAGGGCGTGTTCCTGAATGTGGTTGTCGGCTGTATCGGGTCCATGCTTGGCGGCTGGCTTTTCAGCTTTCTGACGGGTGGCACGCAGAATTTGCGTGATGCACCGTTCAATCCCGTTACGCTGGTTGTCGCGTTCGGCGGTGCGATCGTGTTGCTTGGTATCGTCAACCTGATCCGTCGTGGCCAGGTCCGGTGA
- a CDS encoding NADP-dependent oxidoreductase, giving the protein MKTNAINRQWLLARRPSGMVRETDFQRVDVALPVANLPAGEILVRNVMLGFDPAQRGWMDDAPGYMPPMEIGVPVRGSAAAWVVASENPDYPVGALVRGLFGWQDYAVANRRDDAPPMRVPAGLSPEQALGLFGGASLTAYIGLLEVGRLREGDRVLVSGAAGAVGSMAVQIARLKGAHVIGIAGGPEKCRWLTAEYGADAAIDYKSENVADRLAALCPQGIDLFFDNVGGAILEAGIANLALFGRIVLCGAISGYNDVTPSPGPRNLMNLVRQRAVMRGFILLDHLDQAPAAMAELGQWVGEGRIRHRDDIQVGFENVPQTFLRLFRGENRGKQLLRIDESQ; this is encoded by the coding sequence ATGAAAACCAATGCGATCAACCGTCAGTGGCTGCTCGCCCGTCGCCCTTCTGGTATGGTGCGGGAAACGGATTTCCAGCGTGTGGATGTGGCATTGCCGGTAGCCAATCTTCCGGCCGGAGAAATCCTTGTTCGCAATGTGATGCTGGGTTTCGATCCGGCCCAGCGCGGCTGGATGGATGACGCGCCGGGATACATGCCGCCCATGGAAATTGGCGTGCCTGTGCGGGGGAGCGCTGCGGCGTGGGTGGTTGCGTCCGAAAACCCCGATTATCCGGTCGGTGCGCTCGTGCGCGGCTTGTTCGGCTGGCAAGATTATGCAGTGGCCAACCGGAGGGATGACGCCCCGCCGATGAGGGTGCCGGCTGGCTTGTCACCAGAACAGGCACTGGGCCTCTTCGGGGGGGCAAGCCTTACGGCTTATATCGGTTTGCTGGAAGTTGGTAGGCTGCGTGAAGGAGACAGGGTGCTTGTTTCCGGGGCTGCGGGTGCGGTTGGATCGATGGCAGTGCAGATCGCCAGATTAAAGGGCGCCCACGTCATCGGGATCGCCGGCGGGCCAGAAAAGTGCAGATGGCTGACGGCTGAATATGGTGCCGACGCGGCGATAGATTATAAATCCGAAAATGTTGCGGATCGACTGGCGGCGTTATGCCCGCAAGGCATTGATCTTTTTTTCGACAATGTCGGTGGCGCTATTCTGGAGGCCGGAATTGCGAACCTCGCGCTGTTTGGTCGAATCGTGCTGTGCGGTGCGATTTCGGGCTATAACGATGTCACGCCGTCGCCAGGGCCCCGCAATCTTATGAACCTTGTGCGCCAGCGCGCTGTCATGCGTGGGTTTATCCTGCTGGATCATCTTGATCAGGCGCCAGCTGCAATGGCCGAACTCGGCCAGTGGGTCGGTGAAGGACGTATTCGCCACCGCGATGATATCCAGGTGGGTTTTGAGAATGTTCCGCAGACCTTCCTGCGGCTGTTCCGAGGGGAGAATAGAGGGAAGCAGCTTCTTCGGATCGACGAGTCCCAATAA
- a CDS encoding amidohydrolase family protein — protein MIERLFTNARLPDGRTATLAVSGGRFIRIGSVDPSERAAEAIDLGGRVVLPGFVDGHIHLDKSFVGDCWRPHRPAATLRERLAVEKALLKDARPIAERASALIARAAAFGTIAMRCHVDVDATVGLENLHGVMEARDRWRGLVDIELVAFPQAGILACPGTREFLDAAIMEGAAVIGGIDPSALDIDAAAHLDIVFGIADRRGAKVDIHLHEPGMHGIEQLLRIADRTRALGLGGRVVVSHAYALGDVDSATVDRTAATLAAAGVAIMTNAPGDRAFPPILRLRAAGVHVFSGNDNIRDAWWPYGNGDMLQRAMLIGYRSGFYTDNDLLTALAMATCDGALALGIEDYGLGVGREATFIAVDAQNAAAAVAEVPAGRMVVRRGALMQDWQIF, from the coding sequence ATGATCGAACGCCTATTTACGAACGCACGCCTGCCCGATGGGCGTACGGCCACTCTGGCGGTCAGTGGTGGCCGATTCATACGCATCGGTTCCGTAGACCCCAGCGAACGCGCGGCCGAAGCGATCGATCTGGGCGGCCGGGTGGTTCTGCCCGGTTTCGTCGACGGACATATCCATCTCGACAAAAGTTTCGTCGGCGATTGTTGGCGACCGCATCGGCCGGCGGCGACCTTGCGTGAACGGCTCGCGGTGGAAAAGGCGTTGCTGAAGGATGCCAGGCCCATTGCCGAGCGCGCATCGGCGCTGATCGCGCGCGCGGCGGCGTTTGGAACAATCGCGATGCGCTGCCATGTCGATGTCGACGCCACGGTCGGCCTCGAAAATCTGCACGGGGTGATGGAAGCGCGGGATCGGTGGCGTGGGCTTGTTGATATTGAACTGGTGGCCTTTCCACAGGCGGGCATTCTGGCATGCCCGGGCACGAGAGAGTTCCTTGATGCCGCGATTATGGAAGGGGCGGCGGTGATCGGCGGCATCGATCCATCCGCGTTGGATATCGATGCGGCTGCGCATCTTGATATCGTGTTCGGGATAGCCGACCGGCGGGGGGCTAAAGTTGATATTCACCTGCACGAACCGGGGATGCACGGCATCGAACAACTGTTGCGTATCGCGGATCGGACCCGTGCGTTGGGTCTTGGTGGTCGTGTGGTGGTGAGTCACGCTTATGCGCTGGGCGATGTCGACAGCGCCACCGTCGATCGCACCGCTGCAACGCTGGCTGCGGCGGGCGTGGCGATCATGACCAATGCGCCCGGCGATCGGGCATTCCCGCCGATCCTCCGATTGCGCGCTGCCGGCGTTCATGTCTTTTCCGGCAATGATAATATTCGCGATGCCTGGTGGCCCTATGGCAATGGCGACATGCTGCAACGGGCGATGTTGATCGGGTATAGATCCGGCTTCTACACCGACAACGACCTTCTCACCGCGCTTGCCATGGCGACTTGCGACGGCGCGCTTGCGCTGGGGATCGAGGATTATGGCCTTGGCGTTGGGCGCGAGGCGACCTTCATCGCCGTGGATGCCCAGAATGCCGCCGCTGCCGTTGCCGAGGTACCGGCCGGGCGCATGGTGGTTCGCCGGGGGGCGCTGATGCAGGACTGGCAGATATTCTGA
- a CDS encoding amidohydrolase has protein sequence MKPFLYGAMGAAIAPASPVCVRAAQAGVNIIVGTDAAFLSSFNYPGISPVQALAAATRAGPAWFGKLDRHGAIASGKVASEQ, from the coding sequence ATGAAGCCGTTTTTGTATGGCGCCATGGGCGCCGCCATTGCCCCTGCATCCCCCGTTTGTGTGCGTGCGGCGCAAGCCGGTGTTAACATCATCGTCGGCACCGATGCGGCCTTTCTCAGTTCCTTCAACTATCCGGGCATCAGCCCTGTTCAGGCGCTGGCGGCGGCCACGCGGGCCGGGCCGGCATGGTTCGGCAAACTTGATCGCCACGGCGCAATTGCGTCGGGAAAGGTGGCCAGCGAACAATGA
- a CDS encoding LysR family transcriptional regulator, translating into MILMLDPRLLRSFVVIADCGNFTRAAIQTNMTQSTISQQLARLELAVGHELIDRSSRPARPTAAGERLLGHARRILKLQDEVAILLDNPIGLEAVRIGLPEDLATSAMANAFARFTTLHPHIRLDVTTGLSRNLAAQYRAGELDIVVTKENFPAPDCHISFPEPLGWFERIDCTFTARDPIPLVTFPPGALYRDTMFDRIEQDGRRWYVAFTGGSLQSVATAVAAGLGVSLLPLAAARGYDVQRNTDFGPVPPMAISLYARDIQGAIAILADVIGQALAGR; encoded by the coding sequence ATGATTTTGATGCTTGATCCTCGACTGCTCCGCAGCTTCGTGGTGATCGCGGACTGCGGAAATTTCACGCGGGCCGCGATCCAGACCAACATGACGCAATCAACGATTAGCCAGCAACTTGCGCGGCTTGAACTGGCCGTCGGTCACGAATTGATTGACCGGTCCTCCCGCCCTGCCCGTCCCACGGCTGCGGGTGAACGCCTGCTGGGCCACGCACGACGCATCCTCAAGCTTCAGGACGAGGTTGCGATACTGCTTGACAATCCTATCGGCCTGGAAGCAGTCCGCATCGGGCTGCCCGAAGATCTCGCGACAAGCGCGATGGCCAATGCCTTCGCCCGGTTCACGACGCTGCACCCCCATATCAGGCTTGATGTGACAACAGGACTAAGCCGCAATTTGGCTGCACAGTATCGGGCGGGTGAACTGGACATCGTCGTCACGAAAGAGAATTTTCCAGCCCCCGATTGCCACATTTCTTTTCCAGAACCCCTGGGCTGGTTCGAAAGGATCGATTGCACGTTCACTGCAAGAGACCCGATCCCGTTGGTAACGTTCCCGCCGGGTGCCTTGTATCGCGATACGATGTTCGACCGGATCGAACAGGATGGACGGCGCTGGTACGTCGCTTTCACCGGGGGCAGTCTGCAAAGCGTTGCGACCGCGGTTGCTGCAGGATTGGGCGTTTCGCTTCTCCCGCTTGCTGCAGCTCGTGGATATGATGTGCAGCGGAATACGGATTTTGGCCCGGTGCCACCGATGGCGATATCCCTCTATGCCCGCGACATTCAGGGAGCGATTGCGATATTGGCCGATGTTATCGGTCAGGCACTCGCGGGACGCTGA
- a CDS encoding MucR family transcriptional regulator yields MNNDQIENLVALTADIVSAHVSNNSVAVSDLPALIANVHGALTGLGAPVVAEIEKQEPAVSIRASVKPDFIVCLEDGKKLKMLKRHLMTAYQMTPEQYRAKWNLPADYPMVAPNYAEQRRALAHKIGLGRKPGQTVAKKAAPAKAGRKPRAIDAAKGHLGS; encoded by the coding sequence ATGAATAACGATCAGATCGAAAATCTCGTCGCGCTCACCGCCGACATCGTTTCCGCCCATGTGAGCAACAATAGCGTAGCAGTATCCGACCTTCCGGCGCTGATCGCCAATGTCCACGGCGCACTGACAGGCCTTGGCGCGCCCGTGGTAGCGGAAATTGAAAAACAGGAGCCGGCAGTTTCGATCCGCGCGTCGGTGAAACCCGATTTCATCGTGTGCCTCGAAGACGGCAAAAAGCTGAAGATGCTGAAACGGCACCTGATGACAGCCTATCAGATGACACCCGAGCAATACCGAGCCAAATGGAACCTGCCGGCCGATTATCCGATGGTCGCGCCGAACTATGCGGAACAGCGCCGCGCCCTGGCGCACAAGATCGGCCTGGGCCGCAAACCCGGACAGACGGTTGCCAAGAAAGCTGCCCCTGCGAAGGCGGGACGCAAGCCACGCGCGATCGACGCCGCCAAGGGCCACCTCGGCAGCTGA
- a CDS encoding arylsulfatase: MKNLLNIMLAATALTGVSTAVATSPAMAAPAAGRPNIIVVIVDDMGFSDIGAFGSEIRTPNLDALATGGVRFNNFHTTPVCSPTRAELLTGVDHHQTGIGTFPELLQDNQAGKPGYEGYLNNRVVTIAERLRDAGYKTIQSGKWHLGYDPAANPAARGFERSFAMLGGGHNHFGRDAERSRPDMPNVGIVYTLDGKQVGIPDNFYSSDYFSDRLMEFLPAKGDRRPFFGYLALTAPHYPLHAPPEDIKRYAGKYDAGYDVLRTQRLAKLKALNLIPADVEPHSQTSTVRWYSLSDDEKRIEARKMEVYAAMVDRVDQNIGRLIAELKKRGVYDNTVIMFLSDNGPEGHELDKSFIIPEAGKAMLANADNRLESIGTEQSYIWYGPNWAEAASAPFRKSKSFPTEGGTRVTAFMSYPRQLKGRIDTAYTSVRDVVPTLLQYAAIDTDLTHFNGRDVLAPQGASFAARIAPGARTEVLPPLFAAGEMFGRRYVRKGNWKAVHIPPPTGSGRWELFDMDKDPGEVHDLGRDHRDVLADLVRSWNIYAAEKGVVPPIIPGN, encoded by the coding sequence GTGAAGAATCTTTTGAATATCATGCTGGCAGCAACCGCGCTGACCGGCGTTTCCACTGCAGTGGCGACTTCGCCGGCCATGGCGGCACCGGCAGCGGGCCGACCCAACATCATCGTCGTCATTGTCGATGACATGGGTTTTTCGGATATCGGTGCGTTCGGCAGTGAAATCCGCACGCCTAACCTGGATGCGCTGGCAACCGGGGGGGTGCGTTTCAACAATTTCCACACGACACCGGTTTGTTCGCCAACGCGTGCTGAACTGCTGACGGGGGTCGACCACCATCAAACAGGGATCGGCACTTTCCCCGAACTCCTTCAGGATAATCAGGCGGGTAAGCCAGGTTATGAAGGCTATCTCAACAATCGAGTGGTGACGATTGCCGAACGGCTGCGTGATGCCGGGTACAAGACGATCCAATCTGGAAAGTGGCACCTTGGTTACGATCCCGCGGCGAATCCCGCTGCTCGCGGTTTTGAACGATCGTTCGCGATGCTCGGTGGTGGACATAATCATTTCGGAAGAGATGCAGAGCGCAGCCGGCCGGATATGCCCAATGTCGGCATCGTCTACACGCTCGACGGGAAGCAGGTGGGGATTCCTGACAATTTCTACTCGTCGGATTATTTCAGTGATCGCCTTATGGAATTTCTGCCAGCGAAGGGCGATCGGCGTCCGTTTTTTGGATATCTTGCGCTGACGGCGCCACATTATCCGCTGCATGCGCCACCAGAAGACATCAAACGATATGCCGGGAAATATGATGCGGGCTATGATGTGCTGCGTACGCAGCGGCTGGCGAAGCTCAAGGCGTTGAACCTGATCCCGGCAGATGTGGAGCCGCATTCGCAAACATCCACGGTGCGCTGGTACAGCCTTTCAGACGATGAAAAGCGGATCGAGGCACGCAAGATGGAAGTCTATGCCGCAATGGTGGATCGCGTCGATCAGAATATCGGCCGGCTGATCGCAGAACTGAAGAAGCGCGGTGTCTACGACAATACGGTGATCATGTTCCTGTCCGACAATGGCCCGGAAGGCCATGAACTCGATAAATCGTTCATCATCCCGGAAGCGGGCAAGGCGATGTTGGCTAATGCCGACAATCGGCTGGAATCGATCGGAACCGAACAATCCTACATCTGGTATGGCCCGAACTGGGCTGAAGCGGCGTCGGCACCCTTTCGGAAATCGAAGTCCTTTCCAACCGAAGGCGGAACGCGGGTAACAGCGTTCATGAGCTACCCCAGGCAGCTCAAAGGCCGGATCGACACAGCCTACACATCGGTGCGCGATGTAGTGCCGACACTGCTGCAATATGCTGCGATTGATACGGATTTGACCCATTTCAACGGACGGGACGTGCTGGCCCCACAAGGCGCATCCTTTGCCGCCCGGATTGCCCCCGGTGCGCGGACGGAAGTCTTGCCGCCGTTATTCGCGGCGGGCGAAATGTTCGGACGACGTTATGTGCGCAAGGGCAATTGGAAGGCGGTTCACATTCCGCCACCAACGGGGTCTGGCCGCTGGGAACTGTTCGATATGGATAAAGACCCGGGGGAAGTGCACGATCTGGGCCGTGATCACCGTGACGTGCTCGCGGACCTTGTCAGATCGTGGAACATATATGCTGCGGAAAAGGGCGTCGTGCCCCCGATCATTCCCGGTAACTGA